A window of the Paenibacillus woosongensis genome harbors these coding sequences:
- a CDS encoding MDR family MFS transporter: protein MTKQKDNTSLILIGLMLAILMSAMDNTIVTTAMGTIVSQLGGMEQFVWVTSAYMVAVMAGTPIFGKLSDMYGRKRFFIFGIITFLGGSVLCGIAGSIAQLSIFRAIQGIGGGALMPIAFTIIYDIFPLEKRGKMTGLLGAVFGTSSIFGPLLGAYITDTLGWHWVFFINVPIGLVCLVLIILFYRESLSRSKQRIDWGGAATLVGAVVCLMFALELGGETYPWDSTAILGLFTGFAVLFIAFLFIETRAEEPIISFSMFKNRLYATSSGLALLYGSVFIVATVFIPIYVQGVFGGSATNSGLILMPMMIGSVVGSMLGGMLSTRLSYRTIMTISVICFVSGIFALSTMSIDTTRTLLTLYSILTGFGVGYSFSVLSMAAVHHFDMRQRGAATSTNSFLRSLGMTLGITIFGIVQRNLVAGEMKRAFEGMGMGQSGQSFGDIREVLSPEKRGEIPPPVLETITEALSSSIAHTFMWALIPAGLAVLVVLCMPNDRISPKGKREEQPQHSS from the coding sequence ATGACCAAACAGAAGGACAACACATCTCTCATTTTGATCGGCTTGATGCTGGCGATCCTGATGTCGGCGATGGACAACACGATCGTTACTACGGCTATGGGGACGATTGTGTCGCAGCTTGGCGGCATGGAGCAGTTCGTTTGGGTCACTTCGGCCTATATGGTTGCCGTAATGGCCGGGACTCCGATTTTTGGCAAGCTGTCCGATATGTATGGGCGCAAGCGTTTTTTTATCTTCGGGATCATTACATTTCTGGGCGGCTCGGTGCTGTGCGGCATCGCTGGCAGCATTGCGCAGCTGAGCATCTTCCGGGCCATTCAGGGGATTGGCGGCGGAGCGCTGATGCCGATTGCTTTTACGATTATATATGACATTTTTCCTCTGGAGAAGCGGGGAAAGATGACCGGTCTTCTCGGCGCGGTGTTTGGAACCTCCAGCATTTTCGGCCCCCTGCTTGGCGCCTATATTACGGATACGCTGGGCTGGCACTGGGTGTTCTTCATCAATGTGCCGATCGGCCTGGTCTGTCTCGTGCTGATTATTTTGTTCTATCGTGAATCGTTATCCCGTTCCAAGCAGCGCATCGATTGGGGCGGCGCAGCTACACTTGTCGGCGCTGTCGTGTGCCTGATGTTCGCGCTTGAATTGGGCGGTGAAACTTATCCGTGGGATTCCACGGCCATTCTCGGCCTATTCACGGGCTTTGCTGTTTTATTTATCGCTTTTCTGTTCATCGAAACGCGGGCGGAGGAGCCGATCATTTCATTTAGCATGTTCAAGAACAGGCTTTACGCGACGAGCAGCGGACTGGCCCTGCTCTATGGCAGCGTGTTCATCGTGGCGACCGTATTCATTCCTATTTACGTTCAAGGCGTATTCGGCGGTTCGGCGACGAACTCGGGTCTCATTCTGATGCCGATGATGATCGGCTCGGTCGTAGGCAGCATGCTGGGCGGGATGTTGTCCACGCGGCTGTCCTACCGGACGATCATGACTATTTCCGTCATTTGCTTCGTGAGCGGAATATTCGCCTTAAGCACGATGTCCATCGATACGACCCGTACTTTGCTTACGTTGTACAGCATCCTGACCGGATTCGGGGTGGGTTATTCCTTTTCCGTGCTGAGCATGGCGGCCGTGCATCATTTTGATATGCGCCAGCGCGGAGCGGCCACGTCCACGAACTCGTTCCTGCGGTCGCTAGGCATGACGCTGGGGATCACGATTTTTGGAATCGTGCAGAGAAATCTGGTTGCAGGTGAAATGAAGCGGGCATTCGAAGGGATGGGAATGGGTCAATCCGGGCAGTCGTTCGGGGATATAAGGGAAGTGCTGTCCCCGGAGAAGAGGGGAGAAATTCCGCCGCCGGTGCTGGAGACAATAACGGAAGCACTCTCCTCATCCATCGCGCATACGTTTATGTGGGCTCTGATTCCCGCTGGATTAGCGGTTCTCGTTGTGCTGTGCATGCCGAATGACCGTATATCTCCGAAGGGCAAAAGGGAGGAGCAGCCGCAGCATTCCTCGTAG
- a CDS encoding 2-hydroxyacid dehydrogenase: MKPKVFIARNVPKEVEDYIAEHCIYDKWDRPELIPRDALLASLSDAEGLLTFGGKIDAELLDHAPKLKVVSTMSVGYNHFDLDAMKARGVMGTNTPDVLNETVADLIFALMLAAARRVAELDRYVKEGRWKRGNNQDLFGLDVHHKKLGIIGMGGIGEAVARRAKWGFQMDVLYHNRSRKPAAESELGAKYCSMDELLQEADFIVLMTPLTPETQRLIGEREFGLMKPSAIFINASRGQTVDEQALIQALEQRTIYGAGLDVFEREPISPDNPLLKLPNVVTLPHIGSATSKTRFDMAMLAAENLVAALSGKIPPQLVKELRP; the protein is encoded by the coding sequence TTGAAGCCGAAAGTATTCATTGCCCGCAACGTGCCTAAGGAAGTAGAAGACTATATTGCCGAGCATTGCATCTATGACAAATGGGACCGCCCCGAGCTGATCCCGCGTGACGCCTTGCTGGCCAGCCTGTCCGATGCGGAGGGGCTGCTGACCTTTGGCGGCAAAATCGATGCCGAGCTGCTGGATCATGCGCCGAAGCTGAAGGTGGTCAGCACGATGAGCGTGGGCTACAACCATTTCGATCTGGATGCGATGAAAGCCCGCGGGGTCATGGGAACCAATACGCCGGACGTTCTCAACGAGACGGTCGCGGATCTGATCTTCGCCCTGATGCTGGCTGCCGCCCGCAGGGTTGCGGAGCTTGACCGCTACGTAAAGGAAGGCCGATGGAAACGCGGCAACAACCAGGATTTGTTCGGCCTGGATGTCCATCATAAGAAGCTGGGAATCATCGGCATGGGCGGCATCGGGGAAGCCGTTGCCCGCCGGGCCAAATGGGGCTTCCAGATGGACGTCCTGTACCATAACCGCAGCCGGAAGCCCGCTGCCGAATCGGAGCTTGGAGCCAAGTATTGCTCCATGGATGAACTGCTTCAAGAAGCCGACTTCATCGTGCTGATGACGCCGCTGACCCCGGAAACGCAGCGTCTGATCGGCGAGCGGGAATTCGGGCTAATGAAGCCGAGCGCGATCTTTATCAATGCTTCCCGGGGGCAGACCGTCGATGAGCAGGCGCTTATCCAGGCTTTGGAGCAACGGACCATTTACGGGGCTGGCCTGGACGTCTTTGAGCGGGAGCCTATTTCTCCGGACAACCCTTTATTGAAGCTGCCGAATGTCGTTACCCTGCCTCATATCGGCTCGGCAACGAGCAAGACGCGCTTCGACATGGCGATGCTGGCCGCCGAGAACCTGGTCGCCGCCCTCAGCGGTAAAATCCCGCCGCAGCTCGTCAAGGAGCTGCGCCCGTAG
- the queF gene encoding preQ(1) synthase, translating into MTGRQNEELQDLTLLGNQKVPYSFSYDPGILESFDNKHPYRDYFVKFNCPEFTSLCPITGQPDFATIYISYIPDIKMVESKSLKLYLFSFRNHGDFHEDCVNIIMNDLIKLMDPRYIEVWGKFTPRGGISIDPYCNYGRPGTKYEAMAEQRLIQHDMYPEKIDNR; encoded by the coding sequence ATGACTGGAAGACAAAACGAAGAGCTTCAGGATTTAACGCTGCTTGGCAATCAAAAGGTGCCGTATTCTTTTTCCTATGATCCAGGCATTCTTGAAAGCTTCGATAACAAGCATCCCTACCGCGATTATTTCGTGAAGTTCAACTGCCCGGAGTTCACGAGCCTGTGCCCGATTACGGGACAGCCCGATTTCGCGACCATTTATATCAGCTATATTCCCGATATCAAAATGGTTGAGAGCAAGTCCCTGAAGCTGTATCTGTTCAGCTTCCGCAACCATGGCGATTTCCATGAGGACTGCGTGAACATCATCATGAACGATCTGATTAAACTGATGGACCCGAGATATATTGAGGTCTGGGGCAAATTTACGCCAAGGGGCGGCATTTCGATCGATCCATACTGCAATTATGGCCGTCCCGGCACGAAATACGAGGCCATGGCCGAGCAGCGCCTGATTCAGCATGACATGTATCCGGAGAAAATCGATAACAGATAA
- the queE gene encoding 7-carboxy-7-deazaguanine synthase QueE yields the protein MVIGQKTMFVRTAGCDYRCSWCDSAFTWDGSAKDDIRTMTAEDIYAELQALGGGRFSHVTLSGGNPALLGGLGALVTLLHENGIAVAVETQGSRWQDWLAEIDQVTLSPKPPSSGMTTDWSALDDVVSRLADRAHPYGQSLKVVVFDEADLAYAKKVHARYPDIPFFLQVGNPDVRRMDIQQHTADLLERYEQLIDQVVADPELNDVRVLPQLHALVWGNKRGV from the coding sequence ATGGTCATCGGCCAGAAGACGATGTTCGTCCGCACGGCGGGCTGCGACTACCGCTGCTCCTGGTGCGATTCGGCCTTTACCTGGGACGGCAGCGCCAAGGATGATATCCGCACGATGACGGCCGAGGATATTTATGCCGAGCTGCAAGCTCTGGGCGGCGGCCGCTTCTCCCATGTGACGCTGTCCGGCGGCAACCCTGCCCTCCTCGGCGGGCTCGGCGCATTGGTGACACTGCTCCATGAGAATGGGATTGCCGTTGCCGTCGAGACGCAGGGCTCCCGCTGGCAGGACTGGCTCGCCGAGATCGACCAGGTGACCCTGTCGCCGAAGCCGCCCAGCTCGGGCATGACGACCGACTGGAGCGCACTGGACGACGTTGTATCGAGGCTGGCAGACCGGGCTCATCCTTACGGCCAGAGCCTGAAGGTCGTCGTCTTTGACGAGGCGGATCTGGCCTACGCGAAAAAGGTGCATGCCCGCTATCCGGACATTCCGTTTTTCCTGCAGGTCGGCAATCCAGACGTCAGAAGAATGGATATTCAGCAGCATACCGCCGACCTTCTGGAGAGATACGAACAGTTGATCGATCAGGTCGTCGCTGATCCAGAGCTGAACGATGTCCGCGTACTGCCTCAGCTTCATGCTCTCGTATGGGGAAACAAACGCGGCGTCTAG
- the queD gene encoding 6-carboxytetrahydropterin synthase QueD encodes MSFVPGEFRIVDKLQKLGEDIPRSKLRYHQRRVLVSKEFTFDAAHHLHAYDGKCKNLHGHTYKVVFGISGIPDELGLTIDFGTIKTIWKQEIEGYLDHQYLNESLPLMNTTAENMAVWLYEQMEQALQKDAYRAPELQARMEFVRLYETPTSYAEARREWMNGE; translated from the coding sequence ATGAGCTTCGTACCCGGCGAATTTCGCATCGTCGACAAGCTGCAGAAGCTTGGCGAGGACATCCCTCGCTCCAAATTAAGATATCATCAGCGGCGCGTGCTGGTGAGCAAAGAGTTCACATTCGACGCCGCACACCACTTACATGCATATGACGGCAAATGTAAAAACTTGCATGGTCATACCTATAAAGTCGTATTCGGAATCAGCGGAATCCCGGACGAACTCGGCCTGACGATAGACTTCGGCACGATCAAGACGATCTGGAAGCAGGAGATCGAAGGGTATCTCGATCACCAGTATCTGAACGAGTCGCTGCCGCTGATGAATACAACGGCGGAAAATATGGCCGTATGGCTGTATGAGCAAATGGAGCAGGCGCTGCAAAAAGATGCTTACCGCGCCCCCGAGCTGCAGGCCCGAATGGAATTCGTCCGCCTCTACGAGACGCCGACCAGCTACGCCGAAGCGAGACGGGAGTGGATGAACGGTGAGTAA
- the queC gene encoding 7-cyano-7-deazaguanine synthase QueC, with protein MLQHEKAVVVFSGGQDSTTCLFWALKQFREVEVVTFNYGQRHKQEIECARGIADELGVKFHLLDMGLLSQLSPNALTRHDMDIVHEDGELPNTFVEGRNHLFLSFAAVLAKGVGARHIITGVCETDFSGYPDCRDAFVKSLNVTLNLAMDHNFVIHTPLMWLDKAATWQLADELGAFDYIRERTLTCYNGVIGDGCGECPACKLRLAGMEAYLQTRAKGATS; from the coding sequence ATGCTTCAACACGAAAAAGCCGTCGTCGTATTCAGCGGCGGCCAAGACAGCACCACCTGCCTGTTCTGGGCATTGAAGCAATTCCGCGAAGTTGAGGTCGTAACCTTCAATTACGGCCAGCGCCACAAGCAGGAAATCGAATGCGCCCGCGGAATCGCCGATGAGCTCGGGGTCAAATTCCACCTGCTCGACATGGGACTCTTGTCTCAATTAAGCCCGAATGCGCTGACTCGCCACGACATGGACATCGTCCATGAGGACGGCGAGCTCCCCAACACGTTTGTGGAAGGACGCAACCATCTGTTCCTCAGCTTTGCAGCAGTCCTTGCCAAAGGAGTCGGAGCAAGGCATATCATTACCGGCGTATGCGAAACGGATTTCAGCGGTTATCCGGATTGCCGGGACGCCTTCGTCAAATCGCTGAACGTTACGCTAAATCTGGCCATGGATCATAATTTCGTCATCCATACCCCGCTCATGTGGCTAGATAAGGCCGCCACATGGCAGCTTGCCGACGAACTTGGCGCCTTCGACTATATCCGGGAACGCACGCTCACCTGCTATAACGGCGTCATCGGCGACGGCTGCGGGGAATGCCCAGCCTGCAAACTAAGGCTTGCCGGCATGGAAGCTTATCTCCAGACGCGAGCCAAGGGGGCGACATCATGA
- a CDS encoding copper amine oxidase N-terminal domain-containing protein, with the protein MSKWLALPLVLMLVFLTGCQAVGGFDVNKALQKSLEVQSSESRQKVSVEVVPADNVSAEDKEIIDLINSISLTVDHAIIKDASTMSLKGSVGFSGEKLPYHISMDATSMAIQVEGAQQPLYISLEDSSDYLDLEQYNEQVQEFGVKAAGFLLKHMPNPSTISVKKVQEKVNEETLSLTHLHAEIRGDELVKLAKPLLTNVAKDEAGLKEQIGAFYDAMYPILSAQLGTDAFDEEPATSKEFAVAAMYGVVKEALEEILKDYDQQAAALFEESPELSTVLGKDTVLKTDLYFDGDLNTRKQNMELTVAIPQGEGVPVKAVKVSSEAEMWNIGGTVAVDQVDLSAGKLDLADEEITPGQILRNFEPGSIIYKLLKDEMQITSKYVLIGYPGDYYEVIKKNGTSFVPLRYMSAELDAEIKWNKETKTITIIDDITQAEIVLTVGSSQAKVAGQAAVLSEPAFIHTDGKTYVPLRFISEALGAKVHVDEDGWITVTRD; encoded by the coding sequence ATGAGCAAATGGCTGGCGCTGCCGCTAGTGCTAATGTTAGTTTTTCTAACGGGCTGCCAGGCTGTAGGGGGCTTTGACGTCAACAAAGCTCTGCAGAAGAGCTTGGAAGTTCAGTCCAGCGAATCCAGACAGAAGGTTTCGGTCGAGGTTGTCCCTGCGGATAACGTGTCCGCGGAAGACAAGGAAATTATAGATTTGATCAATTCCATTTCTTTAACGGTAGATCATGCTATTATCAAGGATGCTTCGACGATGTCGCTCAAAGGCTCGGTCGGTTTTTCCGGAGAGAAGCTTCCATACCATATTTCCATGGACGCCACTAGCATGGCGATCCAAGTTGAAGGGGCACAACAGCCGCTGTACATATCCTTAGAGGATTCCTCTGACTATCTTGACCTTGAGCAATACAATGAGCAGGTTCAGGAATTTGGGGTTAAGGCTGCTGGCTTCCTGCTGAAGCATATGCCGAACCCTTCCACGATTTCTGTGAAAAAAGTGCAGGAGAAAGTCAATGAAGAAACACTCAGTCTGACTCATCTGCATGCCGAAATTCGCGGCGATGAGCTGGTGAAGCTGGCCAAGCCGCTGCTGACGAATGTTGCGAAGGACGAAGCGGGCTTGAAGGAGCAGATTGGCGCTTTCTATGACGCCATGTATCCGATTCTTAGCGCCCAATTGGGAACGGACGCTTTTGATGAAGAACCGGCAACCTCCAAAGAGTTCGCCGTAGCCGCCATGTACGGCGTAGTTAAGGAAGCATTGGAAGAGATCTTGAAGGATTACGACCAGCAGGCTGCTGCTCTGTTTGAAGAATCGCCGGAGCTCAGCACCGTGCTTGGCAAAGACACTGTACTCAAAACAGATCTGTACTTCGATGGCGATCTGAACACGCGCAAACAGAACATGGAGCTGACGGTAGCGATCCCTCAAGGCGAAGGCGTGCCTGTCAAAGCGGTTAAGGTGAGCAGTGAAGCTGAAATGTGGAATATTGGCGGAACTGTAGCTGTCGATCAAGTTGACTTAAGCGCAGGCAAGCTGGATCTTGCGGACGAGGAGATCACTCCGGGGCAAATCCTGCGCAATTTCGAGCCGGGCTCGATCATTTATAAGCTGCTCAAGGACGAGATGCAGATCACTTCCAAATATGTGTTGATCGGTTATCCGGGCGATTACTATGAAGTGATCAAGAAGAACGGCACCAGCTTCGTGCCGCTCCGCTATATGTCCGCTGAGCTGGACGCAGAGATCAAATGGAACAAGGAAACGAAGACAATTACGATCATTGATGATATCACGCAAGCGGAGATTGTGCTGACGGTCGGCTCCAGCCAAGCCAAAGTAGCTGGGCAGGCAGCAGTGCTATCCGAGCCGGCGTTCATCCATACGGACGGCAAGACGTATGTGCCGCTTCGTTTCATCTCTGAAGCATTGGGAGCGAAGGTGCATGTAGACGAGGATGGCTGGATTACGGTAACGCGCGACTAA
- a CDS encoding ABC transporter substrate-binding protein, whose product MKKKIGVFMVIAAMLITVIGCGSNNAGGGSNTGNAANQGNAEAGAPADTSKESYKVAISQIVEHPSLDATREGFLAALKDAGIVEGENLKLDYNNAQGDPTNNLTIAQKIAGVKYDLVLGIATPPAQALVGQVKNSPILFASVTDPLDAKLVDNLEKPGGNVSGASDTNPEAIVKLMDFIAENFKEVKAVGVVINQGEPNAVIMADHAEKALEKHGIKLIKAPVTNTSEVKQAAESLVGRADALYTTLDNTVVEAVSTVIQIANEHDIPFFSSDRDTVEKGAFATVGFKYYDHGYQVGEMAVEVLKEGKKVGDMPVTFPDKLDLILNLKAAAEQGIEVTDAMKDLVNDKENNLLE is encoded by the coding sequence ATGAAAAAGAAGATTGGAGTATTCATGGTCATTGCCGCTATGCTGATTACGGTGATCGGCTGCGGCAGCAATAATGCCGGAGGCGGCAGCAACACCGGGAATGCGGCCAACCAAGGCAATGCTGAGGCTGGGGCTCCGGCCGATACGAGCAAGGAGAGCTACAAAGTTGCGATTTCGCAAATCGTCGAGCATCCATCCTTGGACGCGACTCGTGAAGGGTTCCTCGCTGCGCTGAAAGATGCGGGCATCGTGGAGGGCGAGAACCTGAAGCTCGACTATAACAACGCGCAGGGAGACCCAACCAATAACTTGACGATTGCGCAAAAAATTGCCGGAGTGAAATACGATCTTGTACTCGGGATTGCTACTCCTCCTGCTCAAGCTCTTGTAGGCCAGGTTAAGAACTCGCCGATTTTGTTCGCGAGTGTTACCGATCCACTCGATGCCAAGCTGGTCGATAATCTGGAGAAGCCAGGCGGAAATGTCTCGGGGGCATCTGACACGAACCCGGAAGCCATTGTCAAGCTGATGGATTTCATCGCTGAGAACTTCAAGGAAGTAAAAGCGGTTGGCGTCGTGATTAACCAAGGCGAGCCGAATGCCGTGATCATGGCGGATCATGCGGAAAAAGCGCTTGAAAAACATGGCATTAAGCTGATCAAAGCGCCGGTAACGAACACCTCTGAAGTGAAGCAGGCGGCAGAATCGCTCGTTGGCCGTGCCGATGCACTGTATACGACGCTGGACAATACGGTTGTCGAAGCAGTTAGCACCGTCATTCAAATTGCGAATGAGCATGATATCCCGTTCTTCTCCAGCGACCGCGATACGGTAGAGAAGGGTGCTTTTGCCACAGTTGGTTTTAAATATTACGATCATGGCTACCAGGTGGGCGAAATGGCCGTTGAAGTGTTGAAGGAAGGCAAGAAAGTTGGCGACATGCCGGTTACCTTCCCTGACAAGCTGGATCTGATCCTGAACCTCAAGGCAGCCGCCGAGCAAGGAATCGAGGTTACCGACGCCATGAAGGACTTGGTTAACGACAAGGAGAATAACTTGCTTGAATAG
- a CDS encoding ABC transporter permease, producing the protein MVNSLIGALESGLLYALMALGVYITFRILDFPDLTVDGSFTTGGAIAAVMITKGANPVTATLLACFGGIIAGMLTGLLHTKGRINGLLSGILMMIALYSINMRILSKPNVALLGETTLFSSISPLLLMPFVVVVVKLLLDLFFKTDLGLALRATGDNKRMIRSFGAHTDNTIILGLSLSNGLVALSGALIAQQSGFADITSGIGMIVIGLASVIIGEAILGARTVFFATLAAIVGSIVYRVVVALALRIPWFESSDLKLITAVIVIVALVLPSARRASKQRSLARKRSTEVAESLGEHAGLGGGR; encoded by the coding sequence ATGGTGAACTCGTTAATCGGAGCCCTTGAATCCGGCCTGCTCTATGCGTTGATGGCGCTCGGAGTATATATAACTTTTCGTATTTTGGATTTTCCGGATCTAACGGTAGATGGAAGTTTTACGACGGGCGGCGCGATCGCTGCGGTTATGATTACGAAAGGAGCCAATCCGGTAACGGCTACCCTGCTCGCTTGCTTCGGCGGGATTATCGCCGGAATGCTGACGGGGCTGCTTCATACGAAAGGCCGCATTAACGGGCTGCTCTCAGGGATATTGATGATGATCGCGCTGTACTCGATTAATATGCGGATTCTGAGCAAGCCAAACGTTGCGCTGCTGGGTGAAACAACGCTCTTTAGCTCCATTTCTCCGCTGCTGCTGATGCCGTTTGTCGTTGTAGTGGTCAAGCTGCTGCTGGACTTGTTCTTTAAGACGGATCTCGGGCTTGCGCTGCGCGCGACCGGAGACAACAAGCGCATGATTCGCAGCTTCGGTGCGCATACCGATAATACGATTATTCTTGGCCTAAGTTTGTCGAACGGGCTGGTTGCCTTGTCGGGTGCGCTGATCGCCCAGCAGTCCGGCTTTGCCGATATTACTTCAGGGATTGGCATGATCGTGATCGGGCTGGCTTCCGTCATTATCGGGGAAGCCATTCTGGGGGCGAGAACCGTATTCTTTGCTACGCTGGCCGCTATTGTAGGTTCAATCGTATACCGGGTAGTGGTCGCTCTCGCTCTTCGTATCCCATGGTTCGAGTCTTCGGATTTGAAGCTGATTACTGCGGTGATCGTCATCGTTGCATTGGTGCTTCCATCCGCGCGCCGCGCATCGAAGCAGCGCTCGCTTGCCCGGAAACGTTCAACAGAGGTTGCGGAGTCGCTTGGTGAACATGCAGGTTTGGGGGGTGGGCGTTAA
- a CDS encoding ABC transporter ATP-binding protein, which yields MLELSNVSKLFHPGSPDEKIALADVSLHLQPGDFVTVVGSNGAGKSTLMNMISGVLKPDVGEIRIAGSKVSHLSEHRRSRWIGRVFQDPMAGTAPNMTIEENLAMAYSRGKIRGLGLGINASRRVLFRQQLSRLGIGLENRLRAKVGTLSGGERQALSLLMATFTQPKILLLDEHTAALDPARAELVTQLTQSIVNEMKLTTLMVTHNMEQAIRLGNRLIMMDKGRIILDVNEAKKKTLTIEELLGEFERISGHKLSDDRVVLG from the coding sequence ATGCTGGAGCTATCGAATGTATCCAAGCTGTTTCATCCCGGGTCACCGGATGAGAAGATTGCGCTCGCTGACGTTAGTCTGCATTTACAGCCAGGAGATTTTGTCACCGTAGTTGGCAGTAATGGCGCCGGGAAGTCCACCTTGATGAATATGATCTCCGGCGTGCTCAAACCTGACGTTGGTGAAATTCGCATCGCGGGCAGCAAGGTCAGTCATTTGAGCGAGCACCGGAGAAGCCGCTGGATCGGCCGGGTGTTCCAGGATCCGATGGCCGGAACGGCGCCGAATATGACGATCGAAGAGAACTTGGCGATGGCGTATTCACGGGGGAAGATCAGAGGATTAGGGCTGGGCATTAACGCCTCGCGACGCGTCCTGTTCCGCCAGCAGCTCAGCCGGCTTGGCATCGGACTCGAGAACAGACTGCGGGCCAAAGTTGGCACATTGTCCGGGGGTGAGCGCCAGGCGCTCAGCCTGCTGATGGCGACCTTCACACAGCCGAAAATTCTGCTGCTGGACGAACACACCGCCGCGCTTGATCCGGCCCGTGCCGAGCTGGTGACCCAGCTTACGCAGAGCATTGTAAACGAGATGAAGCTGACGACGCTGATGGTGACGCATAATATGGAGCAGGCCATACGTCTCGGCAATCGCCTCATCATGATGGATAAGGGCCGCATCATTCTTGACGTAAATGAAGCGAAGAAGAAGACGCTGACGATCGAAGAGCTGCTCGGCGAATTCGAGAGAATCAGCGGGCACAAGCTGTCGGACGACCGCGTCGTGCTCGGATAG
- a CDS encoding TIGR03943 family putative permease subunit produces MYSETIGAFELFKDQFRGKTVKLSGFVYEDPGSDSAREFVVGRFLVQCCTADAYPFGVVVSSVRPLPWFERDAWIEVQGTLQTALRNGREILAVSAEEIREIPRPATPYVYPNDHPLDAFDK; encoded by the coding sequence ATTTACTCTGAAACGATAGGCGCCTTCGAGCTGTTCAAGGATCAGTTCCGGGGTAAAACCGTAAAGCTGAGCGGTTTCGTCTATGAAGATCCCGGCTCGGACAGCGCGCGTGAATTCGTTGTTGGCCGCTTCCTTGTCCAATGCTGCACCGCGGATGCCTATCCGTTCGGCGTCGTCGTTTCCTCTGTGCGGCCTCTTCCCTGGTTTGAGCGGGACGCCTGGATCGAAGTGCAGGGAACCCTGCAAACGGCGCTCCGGAACGGCCGGGAGATCCTCGCTGTCTCAGCGGAGGAAATCCGCGAAATCCCCCGCCCGGCGACACCTTACGTTTATCCGAATGATCATCCCCTTGATGCTTTCGACAAATGA
- a CDS encoding DUF1980 domain-containing protein, with translation MTNPRTTLRRQQLARSFILLAFALFIAHLSRSGTLHYYIAPKMEPWLRYSAIPLTAMSLSLAWEALFRSASPACGCEHHDAPASPLKNAAVYTLFLVPLLLGVVMPDQALGSMAADQKGMQLSSPALNAEHLSDIFTAPDKYNTEFAELAKKLYPQDIIEVKP, from the coding sequence ATGACAAATCCCCGCACAACGCTGCGGCGGCAGCAGCTGGCACGAAGCTTCATTTTGCTGGCCTTTGCCTTATTTATCGCCCATCTGTCCAGAAGCGGCACGCTGCATTACTACATCGCCCCGAAAATGGAGCCTTGGCTCCGCTACAGTGCGATCCCGCTTACGGCCATGTCCCTGAGTCTCGCCTGGGAGGCGCTGTTTCGCAGCGCTTCTCCCGCCTGCGGCTGTGAGCACCATGATGCCCCTGCATCCCCGTTAAAGAATGCCGCTGTTTACACCCTCTTCCTTGTTCCGCTGCTGCTCGGCGTTGTTATGCCGGATCAGGCGCTGGGCAGCATGGCTGCAGATCAAAAGGGCATGCAGCTCTCTTCACCTGCGCTGAACGCGGAGCATCTGAGCGATATTTTCACCGCCCCGGATAAGTACAACACGGAATTCGCCGAGCTCGCCAAAAAATTATACCCTCAAGACATTATCGAGGTTAAACCGTAA